TCTGCGCCATCCGCCGGGTCTGTGCGCGCATGATGACGCCATGCCCATTCCAGTCTTGGAGCCATCCAGGCGGCGGATCGTTGAGGCTGCGCTGATCGATGTACGTCGACCAGTAGCCATGCTCCGTGACGTACTGCGAAATTCCCTTGAGTAGCCCCCGACCATAAGCCATCGAGGTCTCAATAATGAGGGCGACGTGGGGAGTCGAAGCATCCATCTCGCGTTGTTCCTACGGCGAACCGCACGTGCGGAAGTCAGAAAAACGAAAAGACCCAGTCGCAAAAAAATATTGTGGCGTTGCGCTGGGCGACAGTAGAGTTAACGTTAATGCACGCCGGCGGCGGGTGCAAGCAGCGTCAACAGGCTCCGCAAAGGGCAAGGAACGAAGCATTTCGCCGCACTTTTCCCTTTGTGCAGCTCGATGATTCGTCGCTGAATAGCCTTGGGGCATCAGGTTCAGCGCATGAGATGGATCCTCTGCAGATGTCGCAAAAAGCAATACGTTATCCAATATTTTGCCAGCCCGCGCGGGGCGAATGCAGCAGATCGGGAGAGGTTGGGCGGGTTGTCAGGGGGCAGCGCCCAACCGACTCCGATCCTGGCTGGTGCGCCGAAGCGAGGGACGGCTGAGTGCGTATGGAGGAGTTTCGGCTCCCGTCAGGAAGTAGGCGTCGTTTTTCAGGATCAGGGCACTATCGATGTCAGTTTTCACCGAACAACGAAGAGCGAACCATCTCCAGCGTCATGGATTCACGCTGGTTGAGTTGCTTGTGGTCATTGCCATCATTGGCGTGCTGGTGGCGCTTTTGCTGCCGGCTGTGCAAGCGGCGCGGGAAGCAGCCCGGCGATCGCAGTGCGTCAACAACTCGAAGCAGATCGCGTTAGGATGCCAGAATTACCACTCGGCGCATGGTGCGCTCCCGATCGGGTATGGCATGCTCGGGAAGAACGACTATGGCAAGGGAGGGCTCGCGACGGGCGCTGAATGGTCGTGGGTGGCGCGGCTCTTTGGAGTAATGGAGCAAGCGCCGATTAGCGGAGCGATCGACTGGGACTGGAATCCTGGCATCGTCGCGTCGCCGTCGGCGACCATCAAAGCGGTCCGAACAGCGAAGATCCCTGGCTTCCATTGCCCTTCAGACGAGAGCGTGAGCACCAACTGGAACGAAGGGTCTCCGTGCGCTGGCGGAGGAGATATCGAGGGCTGGGGACGGCTCTCTTACGCGGGCAACTTCGGTAGCATTGCGGACACTTCTGATTTTAGAGGCACTGCGGAATCGAGCTATCTCGAGGCTTCGAGAGAAGTTGGTCGCACGCCGAGAGTTGACGGCGTTTTTAGCTTCAATCACGGCGATGACTTCGGCCAGATCACCGACGGAACGTCGAACACTTTGCTGACTGCGGAACTGATCGTCGGCGGCGTCTGTTCAATGCGGGGAGCCTTCGCGTACGACGAGGGTCCCGTCTTTATGCAGTTCCGTCTGCCGAATGATACGACGCCCGATCACGTTCGTTGGTGTGACGAACAAGACAAGATTCCCGGCGCCAAAGCGCCTTGCGACGGCGCTGAGAGTGATTTGAACAAGATCCTCCACACGGCGCGAAGCTATCACGCAGGCGGCGTCGTTACGAGTCGCTGCGACGGCTCGGCGAATCTGATCAGCGACAGCGTTGATCTCATCGTGTGGCGCGCCCTTGGCACTCCCGCCGGCGACGAGGTGGTGACGCTGCCATGAGCACTGCATTTGTTACCAAAGCCTTGGTACTCGCTGCCATCACGGCGAGCCTCGCCGGATGCGGAGCGGGCGCCGTTGGTGCGCTTGGCGGGCAAGCGACCGTCGACGGCGCGCCGATTGAAACGGGAACCATCTCGTTTAAGCCGGCAGATAACCCCGCGGGACGAGGGATCGGCGGCGCTCTCGCCAATGGAACTTTCGAAATTCCTAGCGCTGATAAGGCGAAGCCGGGCAAGTACCTCGTCACCGTGCAGGCGATGAAATCGACCGGCAAGACGCGGAACGATCCGCAGCGCGGCCCGGTCCCCATCGTGGAATCGCTCGAACTTGCCGACTCGCCGCAAGAGGTCGAGATCACGAGCGCGAATGCCCAAGAACTGCAGCTCGCGTTTACTACCAAGAAGAAGTAGCCAATTTGGTTTCAAGCTTCGGCCCGGCGCGGGCGGACGCTTGTTTCACGCCAGGCGGTAGTCCCCGCCGCCGATTCATCAACAGCCAATCGTTTGTTCCCTCTCGAGGAGAAACTTCATGAGACGCCAGTTCGCTACGTTGAGTTTGCTGTCCGCTTGCCTATCATGTGCGATCTCGACGAATACTTTCGCCGCCTCGGTGCAGACGATTAGCAATCCGGTGCCGAACGGGTTCATCAAGCTAGATGGCAACATCTCTGAATGGCTGTCGATCTCCCGCTTCAACGAAGACACGACCGGCGACGGATCGACGGGATCTTTCGTGCCGATCGATATCCGCCAAGGCGCCGTCGCGCATGACGACAATTTCTTCTACTTCCTCTACCGCAATTCCGGCGACAATATGGTCACCGGCGCGTCGAACTGGATCTTCATTGATTTGGATCAGAACGCGACGACAGGCCTGACGGCGGCCGGCGGAATCAACTTCTCGATCGGCGCTGAGTTCAACCTGGGCGGCACCGGCGGCTGGAACCAGTGGAACGCCGCGGGCGGCCATGCCGGCTCGGCAGCGGGAAAGTTGGCCGTTGCCGGCGATTCGAACGCCTCGGGCGGGGCGGACTTCATCGAGTTCTCCGTTTCGCGGACAGCAATTCAACCGGGCGGCGGAACGTTCAATCCGCCGGGGACTTCGTTCAATGTGCTCTTCGTCGCTGAAAATACCACGACGCCCGACTATTCCCCCAACAACGGCGCCGTCGATTGGTTCACCTACAACGCATCGGGCGTCTACAACCCGGGCGTTGCCGGCGACGCCGACGGCAACGGGATCGTGAACATCAACGATTACCTCCTAATCCAGGCCAACAGCTTCACGATCGTTCCGCTGGGAACGCAGGGCGACGTCAACGACAGCGGTTTCGTTGACTTCGACGATTTTCAACAGTGGAAGACGAGCTTTCCGG
This sequence is a window from Lacipirellula parvula. Protein-coding genes within it:
- a CDS encoding DUF1559 domain-containing protein, which codes for MSVFTEQRRANHLQRHGFTLVELLVVIAIIGVLVALLLPAVQAAREAARRSQCVNNSKQIALGCQNYHSAHGALPIGYGMLGKNDYGKGGLATGAEWSWVARLFGVMEQAPISGAIDWDWNPGIVASPSATIKAVRTAKIPGFHCPSDESVSTNWNEGSPCAGGGDIEGWGRLSYAGNFGSIADTSDFRGTAESSYLEASREVGRTPRVDGVFSFNHGDDFGQITDGTSNTLLTAELIVGGVCSMRGAFAYDEGPVFMQFRLPNDTTPDHVRWCDEQDKIPGAKAPCDGAESDLNKILHTARSYHAGGVVTSRCDGSANLISDSVDLIVWRALGTPAGDEVVTLP
- a CDS encoding PEP-CTERM sorting domain-containing protein (PEP-CTERM proteins occur, often in large numbers, in the proteomes of bacteria that also encode an exosortase, a predicted intramembrane cysteine proteinase. The presence of a PEP-CTERM domain at a protein's C-terminus predicts cleavage within the sorting domain, followed by covalent anchoring to some some component of the (usually Gram-negative) cell surface. Many PEP-CTERM proteins exhibit an unusual sequence composition that includes large numbers of potential glycosylation sites. Expression of one such protein has been shown restore the ability of a bacterium to form floc, a type of biofilm.), with translation MRRQFATLSLLSACLSCAISTNTFAASVQTISNPVPNGFIKLDGNISEWLSISRFNEDTTGDGSTGSFVPIDIRQGAVAHDDNFFYFLYRNSGDNMVTGASNWIFIDLDQNATTGLTAAGGINFSIGAEFNLGGTGGWNQWNAAGGHAGSAAGKLAVAGDSNASGGADFIEFSVSRTAIQPGGGTFNPPGTSFNVLFVAENTTTPDYSPNNGAVDWFTYNASGVYNPGVAGDADGNGIVNINDYLLIQANSFTIVPLGTQGDVNDSGFVDFDDFQQWKTSFPGGVEAAEAAIAAVPEPTSLALALGAAGMLSMKRRKRGA